The genome window TTCGCGTGATCCCGGTCAATCCGAAGCTTGCGCCCGACGCGCTCATGACAGCGCTCGGCGAACGATGCTATCCGGACCTGGGCTCGATTCCCGGCACGGTCGAGATGGTCGACGTCTTCAGGCGCTCGGAGCACGTGGCGGAAATCGCCGCGGCGGCGATCGCCAAGGGCGCGCGCGTGCTCTGGTGCCAGCTGGGCGTGGTCGACGTCGAGGCGGCGGCGCTGGCGCAGGCGGCCGGGATGACGGTTGTGATGGACCGGTGCCCGGCGATCGAATATGGACGGCTCTTCTAGGCGGCGCGCGCGGCGCCGGCGCGGTTAGCGATGGCGCGGACCAGGGCCCGCCGTTGGGAGACGGTCAAGAGCGAGCGCGTTTATGCGACGCCGATCTTCGACCTCCATCGCCATGAGCGATCCCATCCGCATCGCGGCGAGCACGAGTTCTTCGTGCTT of Candidatus Binataceae bacterium contains these proteins:
- a CDS encoding CoA-binding protein, with the translated sequence MTEFSNPPDAAIREILAHPATVAVLGCSHNPARDSLRIAMLLKRKGFRVIPVNPKLAPDALMTALGERCYPDLGSIPGTVEMVDVFRRSEHVAEIAAAAIAKGARVLWCQLGVVDVEAAALAQAAGMTVVMDRCPAIEYGRLF